The Streptomyces cyaneogriseus subsp. noncyanogenus region AGCACGGCGTCGAACTCGGGGCGTGACAGGACGGTGAACTCCGGCCCCGGCCCCGCCTCCGCACCGTCTGCCTGGGCGGTCCGCGTCCCGTCCCGGACGTGGGACAGCATCAGGCGGGTCTTCCCCTCGGCCCAGGCCCACACCGGCTGTACCCGCCAGTCGATGGCGAACAGCGTGTGTCAGGCCGCCCACCCGTGGCCGCTCCGCGATCGGATGGAGACCGAGGCTGGTCATGTACGGCGTCCAGAAGGTGCCCGCGCGTACGACGACGTACATCCAAGCGACCCGGCCCCCGGTTCTCGCGGCCTCGGCCAGCGTCCGCCACTGGTGGAGGTTCTCGACCGGGGAGATCTTCGGATACTCCGGCGACGTCACGTTCCTGACGGGTGTCGTTATCGGCTTGCTGGTGCTGTGCCCGCGTGGTGGGGCATGCGGCGGTCAGGCGTTGTTCAGGGCTGCGAGGACTTCCTTGGCCGTGGTCACACTGGACTGCGGGTTCTGCCCGGTGATCAGATTGCCGTCGACGACGACGGTGTCCGACCACGGTGCACCCGCCCTGAAGTGAGCACCGCGCTCGCTGAGGCGGTCTTCGACCAGCCACGGCGCGGCGTCACCGAGGCCGCCCTGGCGCTCTTCTTCGTTGGTGAAACCGGTGAGGCCGCGGCCGGCGAAGAGGAACGTGCCGTCGGCGGTGGTCGCGCTGAGGAGAGCGCCGACGCCGTGGCAGAGCGCTGCGATGGTACGGCCCTGCCGGTCGGCCTCGGTGAGCAGGGCGCCCAGCGCGGGGTCGTCGGCCAGGTCGGCCATCGGAGCGTGTCCCCCGGGCAGGTAGAAGGCGTCGTAGTCGGCGGCCTCGACCGAGCCGAGGTCGAGCGGGGCATCGAGGCGTGCGGCGATCGAATCCAGGTAGGCGCGGAACGCGGTGCCGTCGGCCGGCTGTACGCCGCCGCGCTCGTCCAGCGAGAGGGGATCCA contains the following coding sequences:
- a CDS encoding type 1 glutamine amidotransferase domain-containing protein, with the translated sequence MAKILMIVSAADTLVLADGTAHPTGYWAEEVAASHRVLVEAGHQVDIATPAGARPTVDPLSLDERGGVQPADGTAFRAYLDSIAARLDAPLDLGSVEAADYDAFYLPGGHAPMADLADDPALGALLTEADRQGRTIAALCHGVGALLSATTADGTFLFAGRGLTGFTNEEERQGGLGDAAPWLVEDRLSERGAHFRAGAPWSDTVVVDGNLITGQNPQSSVTTAKEVLAALNNA